The following coding sequences are from one Ochotona princeps isolate mOchPri1 chromosome 8, mOchPri1.hap1, whole genome shotgun sequence window:
- the ZC3H6 gene encoding zinc finger CCCH domain-containing protein 6 isoform X2, which yields MTDCEHAGHDREDGELEDGEIDDAGVEETQQQEAKEERKQKNDKNDKNEKAYRKSRKKHKKEREKKKSKRRKREKHKHNSPSSDDSSDYSPDSDVEHTESSHKKRSGFYRDYDIPFSQHGHVSGSYMTSKKDQHKKFKSKEYDEYSAYSDDNFGNYSDDNFGNYSQETEEDFSRQMKQYRHGMEQRAKSFGIGRGRSLPKKIKRKDRGGRTNKGPVYSGMDDYQEYSKPGKKWKVMTQEFINQHTVEHKGKQICKYFLEGRCIKGDQCKFDHDAELEKRKEICKFYLQGYCTKGENCIYMHNEFPCKFYHTGAKCYQGDNCKFSHDDLTKETRKLLDKVLNNEEELINEDERELEELRKRGITPLPKPPPGVGLLPTPSEHFPFSDPEDDFQTDFPDDFKKIPSLFEIVVKPTVDLAHKIGKKPPAFYNSASPPGPQFQGSSPHPQHIYNSGSSPGPGPNVSHGCNSPVIHPGSPGHHTCAGPPGMPMRQSPPLPPGPPEIVGPHSQAGVVVQSDAPLTPPNMSGVYHSPAFSGHGMKVPRENHCSSGSSYQQGPGEMPLNTNYESLQAADEFYSNYYSQHAVHDFQTPSSCGDGMWHEEFAQQPPVVQDSPGFGSGPDSSSNMTAHGPLSAPGLLPAVQRALFVRLTQRYPEGEEPASTHPHRAPSKEEDDTVNWYSSSEEEEGSSVKSILKTLQKQTETLRNQQQPSPELSTLTDPRLAKEKNKGHQVVDPRLRTISRQDVRKPSESAPQDLRLAWDPRKLRGSGSGHGGSSVGGAKLDLHHTNTGTSVRHKRGDDDDEDTERELREKAFLIPLEPLPGVMLQDPRSQLRQFSHIKMDIILAKPNFAKHIVWAPEDLLPVPLPKPDPVSSINLPLPPLIADQRLNRLWNTKSDLHQNIVSVDPKSAVKAKSNTTNREGYLEQFGDSHSSGSKLGDPRLQKSFDPRLHRSSHSDSHQAVMKESHLSKGTPPSARSNSGSSQPSGAVTSGCGSGALPPYAPKLSSSAGLPLGAQSSALSAISLYDPREQGSSASETATASAGENAENEKKDDGLKSNDKSEPSAGEAVLSQKSSPSMEVTVEGPSDTQADSLKSSSKGQFPAVHTLPIQALTGLIRPQYSDPRQAKPLGQVSPVPDSELNRETDDKSLKEVFKTFDPTASPFC from the exons AGAAGATGGTGAATTGGAAGATGGTGAGATAGATGACGCAGGAGTTGAAGAAACACAGCAAcaggaagcaaaggaagaaaggaagcagaaaaatgacaaaaatgacaaaaacGAAAAAGCCTAcagaaagtcaagaaaaaaacacaagaaagaaagagagaagaaaaaatccAAAAGGAGAAAACGTGAAAAACATAAG CATAATTCTCCCTCTAGTGATGATAGTTCCGACTACAGCCCTGATTCAGACGTTGAACATACGGAAAGTTCCCATAAAAAAAGAAGTGGTTTCTACAGGGATTATGACATTCCATTTTCTCAG CATGGACACGTATCAGGAAGCTACATGACATCAAAGAAGGATCAACATAAAAAATTCAAGAGTAAAGAATATGATGAGTACAGTGCCTACAGTGATGACAACTTTGGTAACTACAGTGATGACAATTTTGGTAACTACAGccaggaaacagaggaagatttttcaagACAGATGAAGCAATACAGACATG GTATGGAACAGAGAGCTAAAAGTTTCGGTATTGGTCGTGGACGTAGTTTGCCAAAGAAAATCAAGCGAAAAGACCGTGGGGGAAGAACTAACAAGGGACCTGTTTACTCGGGGATGGATGACTATCAGGAG TATAGTAAACCAGGGAAAAAATGGAAGGTTATGACTCAGGAATTTATTAATCAGCATACAGTGgaacacaaaggaaaacaaatctgTAAATACTTCCTGGAAGGGAGATGTATTAAG GGAGATCAATGTAAATTTGATCATGATGCAGAgctggagaagaggaaagagatctGCAAATTTTATTTACAAGGATATTGTACCAAAGGAGAGAACTGCATTTATATGCATA atgaatTTCCATGTAAGTTCTATCATACTGGTGCAAAATGTTACCAAGGAGACAACTGTAAATTTTCCCATGATGATCTGACTAAAGAGACAAGGAAACTTTTGGACAAA GTATTGAATAATGAGGAAGAGCTTATAAATGAAGATGAAAGAGAATTAGAAGAACTTAGAAAACGTGGCATAACTCCTCTTCCCAAACCGCCCCCAGGAGTTGGGCTTCTGCCAACCCCGTCGGAACATTTTCCCTTTTCTGATCCTGAAGATGAttttcagacagattttcctgATGACTTCAAGAAAATCCCCTCACTCTTTGAAATAGTTGTAAAACCTACTGTGGATTTAGCGCATAAAATTGGGAAGAA GCCACCAGCATTTTATAACAGTGCCTCACCACCAGGACCACAGTTTCAGGGAAGCAGCCCACACCCTCAGCACATCTACAATTCTGGGTCAAGTCCAGGTCCAGGACCTAATGTGTCTCATGGATGCAACAGTCCTGTGATACACCCAGGCTCTCCTGGGCATCACACGTGTGCAGGACCTCCTGGCATGCCAATGCGACAGAGCCCACCTTTGCCGCCTGGTCCACCTGAAATTGTAGGCCCTCACAGTCaagctggagtagttgtccaatcGGATGCACCTTTGACACCACCAAATATGAGTGGGGTTTACCACTCTCCTGCATTTTCAGGACATGGGATGAAGGTCCCCCGAGAGAATCACTGTTCTTCAGGTTCATCCTACCAGCAAGGTCCCGGTGAAATGCCACTCAACACTAACTATGAATCCCTACAAGCTGCAGATGAGTTTTACAGTAATTACTATTCACAGCATGCTGTACACGACTTTCAGACACCCAGTAGCTGTGGTG ATGGGATGTGGCATGAGGAGTTTGCCCAGCAGCCCCCTGTCGTTCAGGACTCACCTGGTTTCGGGAGTGGGCCCGATAGCAGCAGCAACATGACAGCCCATGGCCCCTTGTCTGCtccaggactcctccctgctgtgcagAGAGCCCTTTTTGTCAGGCTGACTCAGAGGTACCCAGAAGGTGAAGAACCAGCCAGCACCCATCCTCATCGGGCACCAAGCAAGGAAGAAG ATGATACAGTTAACTGGTACTCCAGCagtgaagaggaagaaggaagcagtGTCAAGTCAATACTGAAAACAttacagaaacaaacagaaactttAAGGAACCAGCAGCAACCTTCCCCAGAACTCAGCACTCTCACTGATCCAAGACTTgctaaggagaaaaataaaggcCATCAAGTGGTTGACCCTAGACTTAGGACTATCTCAAGGCAAGACGTGCGGAAGCCTTCGGAGTCTGCCCCACAGGATCTTAGACTTGCGTGGGACCCCAGGAAATTAAGAGGGAGTGGAAGTGGTCATGGAGGCTCTTCTGTTGGTGGAGCAAAGTTGGATTTACATCATACAAACACCGGTACTAGTGTCAGACACAAAAGaggggatgatgatgatgaagacacagaaagagaactgAGAGAAAAAGCCTTCCTCATACCTTTGGAGCCCTTACCTGGTGTCATGCTCCAGGATCCGAGGTCCCAGCTGAGACAGTTCAGTCACATTAAAATGGACATTATCCTAGCCAAACCCAACTTTGCAAAACACATAGTGTGGGCTCCTGAAGACTTACTTCCAGTACCGTTACCTAAACCTGATCCAGTATCTTCAATCAATTTACCTCTGCCCCCTCTTATAGCTGATCAGAGGCTCAATAGGTTATGGAATACAAAAAGTGATCTTCATCAAAACATAGTATCTGTTGATCCAAAATCAGCAGTGAAAGCCAAAAGTAACACAACAAACAGAGAAGGCTACCTAGAACAGTTTGGGGACTCACATAGTTCAGGAAGTAAATTAGGAGATCCTAGGCTGCAAAAGAGTTTTGACCCTAGACTTCACAGATCGTCCCATTCAGACTCTCACCAGGCGGTGATGAAGGAATCCCATCTATCAAAGGGTACCCCTCCTTCAGCCAGATCCAACTCTGGCTCTTCACAGCCCTCTGGAGCAGTAACTAGCGGTTGTGGCTCTGGGGCCCTGCCTCCCTATGCCCCTAAACTCTCCTCATCAGCAGGCCTTCCCCTGGGAGCTCAAAGCTCTGCCCTTAGTGCTATCAGTCTGTACGATCCTAGGGAGCAGGGCTCATCTGCGTCAGAGACAGCAACAGCTTCTGCAGGAGAAAATGCAGAGAATGAGAAAAAAGATGATGGGTTGAAAAGTAATGACAAAAGCGAGCCTTCTGCTGGAGAAGCAGTTCTGTCACAGAAAAGCTCTCCAAGCATGGAAGTCACTGTTGAAGGGCCATCTGACACGCAGGCCGATAGTCTGAAAAGTTCCAGTAAAGGTCAGTTCCCAGCAGTGCACACTCTTCCTATTCAGGCACTCACAGGCTTAATCAGACCCCAGTACAGCGACCCAAGGCAAGCCAAGCCCCTTGGACAAGTGAGCCCAGTCCCAGACAGTGAGCTCAATAGAGAAACAGATGACAAATCTCTAAAAgaggtttttaaaacttttgatcCAACTGCTTCACCATTTTGTTAG
- the ZC3H6 gene encoding zinc finger CCCH domain-containing protein 6 isoform X1, which produces MTDCEHAGHDREDGELEDGEIDDAGVEETQQQEAKEERKQKNDKNDKNEKAYRKSRKKHKKEREKKKSKRRKREKHKHNSPSSDDSSDYSPDSDVEHTESSHKKRSGFYRDYDIPFSQHGHVSGSYMTSKKDQHKKFKSKEYDEYSAYSDDNFGNYSDDNFGNYSQETEEDFSRQMKQYRHGKESSSSALGSSYSKDPGKKQRMKGIQQGMEQRAKSFGIGRGRSLPKKIKRKDRGGRTNKGPVYSGMDDYQEYSKPGKKWKVMTQEFINQHTVEHKGKQICKYFLEGRCIKGDQCKFDHDAELEKRKEICKFYLQGYCTKGENCIYMHNEFPCKFYHTGAKCYQGDNCKFSHDDLTKETRKLLDKVLNNEEELINEDERELEELRKRGITPLPKPPPGVGLLPTPSEHFPFSDPEDDFQTDFPDDFKKIPSLFEIVVKPTVDLAHKIGKKPPAFYNSASPPGPQFQGSSPHPQHIYNSGSSPGPGPNVSHGCNSPVIHPGSPGHHTCAGPPGMPMRQSPPLPPGPPEIVGPHSQAGVVVQSDAPLTPPNMSGVYHSPAFSGHGMKVPRENHCSSGSSYQQGPGEMPLNTNYESLQAADEFYSNYYSQHAVHDFQTPSSCGDGMWHEEFAQQPPVVQDSPGFGSGPDSSSNMTAHGPLSAPGLLPAVQRALFVRLTQRYPEGEEPASTHPHRAPSKEEDDTVNWYSSSEEEEGSSVKSILKTLQKQTETLRNQQQPSPELSTLTDPRLAKEKNKGHQVVDPRLRTISRQDVRKPSESAPQDLRLAWDPRKLRGSGSGHGGSSVGGAKLDLHHTNTGTSVRHKRGDDDDEDTERELREKAFLIPLEPLPGVMLQDPRSQLRQFSHIKMDIILAKPNFAKHIVWAPEDLLPVPLPKPDPVSSINLPLPPLIADQRLNRLWNTKSDLHQNIVSVDPKSAVKAKSNTTNREGYLEQFGDSHSSGSKLGDPRLQKSFDPRLHRSSHSDSHQAVMKESHLSKGTPPSARSNSGSSQPSGAVTSGCGSGALPPYAPKLSSSAGLPLGAQSSALSAISLYDPREQGSSASETATASAGENAENEKKDDGLKSNDKSEPSAGEAVLSQKSSPSMEVTVEGPSDTQADSLKSSSKGQFPAVHTLPIQALTGLIRPQYSDPRQAKPLGQVSPVPDSELNRETDDKSLKEVFKTFDPTASPFC; this is translated from the exons AGAAGATGGTGAATTGGAAGATGGTGAGATAGATGACGCAGGAGTTGAAGAAACACAGCAAcaggaagcaaaggaagaaaggaagcagaaaaatgacaaaaatgacaaaaacGAAAAAGCCTAcagaaagtcaagaaaaaaacacaagaaagaaagagagaagaaaaaatccAAAAGGAGAAAACGTGAAAAACATAAG CATAATTCTCCCTCTAGTGATGATAGTTCCGACTACAGCCCTGATTCAGACGTTGAACATACGGAAAGTTCCCATAAAAAAAGAAGTGGTTTCTACAGGGATTATGACATTCCATTTTCTCAG CATGGACACGTATCAGGAAGCTACATGACATCAAAGAAGGATCAACATAAAAAATTCAAGAGTAAAGAATATGATGAGTACAGTGCCTACAGTGATGACAACTTTGGTAACTACAGTGATGACAATTTTGGTAACTACAGccaggaaacagaggaagatttttcaagACAGATGAAGCAATACAGACATGGTAAAGAGTCCTCAAGCAGTGCTTTAGGTTCATCATATTCTAAAGATCCAGGGAAAAAACAGAGGATGAAAGGAATTCAGCAAG GTATGGAACAGAGAGCTAAAAGTTTCGGTATTGGTCGTGGACGTAGTTTGCCAAAGAAAATCAAGCGAAAAGACCGTGGGGGAAGAACTAACAAGGGACCTGTTTACTCGGGGATGGATGACTATCAGGAG TATAGTAAACCAGGGAAAAAATGGAAGGTTATGACTCAGGAATTTATTAATCAGCATACAGTGgaacacaaaggaaaacaaatctgTAAATACTTCCTGGAAGGGAGATGTATTAAG GGAGATCAATGTAAATTTGATCATGATGCAGAgctggagaagaggaaagagatctGCAAATTTTATTTACAAGGATATTGTACCAAAGGAGAGAACTGCATTTATATGCATA atgaatTTCCATGTAAGTTCTATCATACTGGTGCAAAATGTTACCAAGGAGACAACTGTAAATTTTCCCATGATGATCTGACTAAAGAGACAAGGAAACTTTTGGACAAA GTATTGAATAATGAGGAAGAGCTTATAAATGAAGATGAAAGAGAATTAGAAGAACTTAGAAAACGTGGCATAACTCCTCTTCCCAAACCGCCCCCAGGAGTTGGGCTTCTGCCAACCCCGTCGGAACATTTTCCCTTTTCTGATCCTGAAGATGAttttcagacagattttcctgATGACTTCAAGAAAATCCCCTCACTCTTTGAAATAGTTGTAAAACCTACTGTGGATTTAGCGCATAAAATTGGGAAGAA GCCACCAGCATTTTATAACAGTGCCTCACCACCAGGACCACAGTTTCAGGGAAGCAGCCCACACCCTCAGCACATCTACAATTCTGGGTCAAGTCCAGGTCCAGGACCTAATGTGTCTCATGGATGCAACAGTCCTGTGATACACCCAGGCTCTCCTGGGCATCACACGTGTGCAGGACCTCCTGGCATGCCAATGCGACAGAGCCCACCTTTGCCGCCTGGTCCACCTGAAATTGTAGGCCCTCACAGTCaagctggagtagttgtccaatcGGATGCACCTTTGACACCACCAAATATGAGTGGGGTTTACCACTCTCCTGCATTTTCAGGACATGGGATGAAGGTCCCCCGAGAGAATCACTGTTCTTCAGGTTCATCCTACCAGCAAGGTCCCGGTGAAATGCCACTCAACACTAACTATGAATCCCTACAAGCTGCAGATGAGTTTTACAGTAATTACTATTCACAGCATGCTGTACACGACTTTCAGACACCCAGTAGCTGTGGTG ATGGGATGTGGCATGAGGAGTTTGCCCAGCAGCCCCCTGTCGTTCAGGACTCACCTGGTTTCGGGAGTGGGCCCGATAGCAGCAGCAACATGACAGCCCATGGCCCCTTGTCTGCtccaggactcctccctgctgtgcagAGAGCCCTTTTTGTCAGGCTGACTCAGAGGTACCCAGAAGGTGAAGAACCAGCCAGCACCCATCCTCATCGGGCACCAAGCAAGGAAGAAG ATGATACAGTTAACTGGTACTCCAGCagtgaagaggaagaaggaagcagtGTCAAGTCAATACTGAAAACAttacagaaacaaacagaaactttAAGGAACCAGCAGCAACCTTCCCCAGAACTCAGCACTCTCACTGATCCAAGACTTgctaaggagaaaaataaaggcCATCAAGTGGTTGACCCTAGACTTAGGACTATCTCAAGGCAAGACGTGCGGAAGCCTTCGGAGTCTGCCCCACAGGATCTTAGACTTGCGTGGGACCCCAGGAAATTAAGAGGGAGTGGAAGTGGTCATGGAGGCTCTTCTGTTGGTGGAGCAAAGTTGGATTTACATCATACAAACACCGGTACTAGTGTCAGACACAAAAGaggggatgatgatgatgaagacacagaaagagaactgAGAGAAAAAGCCTTCCTCATACCTTTGGAGCCCTTACCTGGTGTCATGCTCCAGGATCCGAGGTCCCAGCTGAGACAGTTCAGTCACATTAAAATGGACATTATCCTAGCCAAACCCAACTTTGCAAAACACATAGTGTGGGCTCCTGAAGACTTACTTCCAGTACCGTTACCTAAACCTGATCCAGTATCTTCAATCAATTTACCTCTGCCCCCTCTTATAGCTGATCAGAGGCTCAATAGGTTATGGAATACAAAAAGTGATCTTCATCAAAACATAGTATCTGTTGATCCAAAATCAGCAGTGAAAGCCAAAAGTAACACAACAAACAGAGAAGGCTACCTAGAACAGTTTGGGGACTCACATAGTTCAGGAAGTAAATTAGGAGATCCTAGGCTGCAAAAGAGTTTTGACCCTAGACTTCACAGATCGTCCCATTCAGACTCTCACCAGGCGGTGATGAAGGAATCCCATCTATCAAAGGGTACCCCTCCTTCAGCCAGATCCAACTCTGGCTCTTCACAGCCCTCTGGAGCAGTAACTAGCGGTTGTGGCTCTGGGGCCCTGCCTCCCTATGCCCCTAAACTCTCCTCATCAGCAGGCCTTCCCCTGGGAGCTCAAAGCTCTGCCCTTAGTGCTATCAGTCTGTACGATCCTAGGGAGCAGGGCTCATCTGCGTCAGAGACAGCAACAGCTTCTGCAGGAGAAAATGCAGAGAATGAGAAAAAAGATGATGGGTTGAAAAGTAATGACAAAAGCGAGCCTTCTGCTGGAGAAGCAGTTCTGTCACAGAAAAGCTCTCCAAGCATGGAAGTCACTGTTGAAGGGCCATCTGACACGCAGGCCGATAGTCTGAAAAGTTCCAGTAAAGGTCAGTTCCCAGCAGTGCACACTCTTCCTATTCAGGCACTCACAGGCTTAATCAGACCCCAGTACAGCGACCCAAGGCAAGCCAAGCCCCTTGGACAAGTGAGCCCAGTCCCAGACAGTGAGCTCAATAGAGAAACAGATGACAAATCTCTAAAAgaggtttttaaaacttttgatcCAACTGCTTCACCATTTTGTTAG